The Sinomonas sp. P10A9 genome contains the following window.
CAGTGTCCCCTGAGCCGTGCGAAGCCCTGGCTGCAGGGCCCACCCGCTGAACGGTGCGCCGTCGTACGCGAGATCGAGCCGGACGCGCACAGCGCCAGCCAGCCCCGCGCCGTCGTGCGCCCCGGAGACCACCAGGGGCGTCCCAGAACCCCCCGCAGACGCCGGAAGGCCCCCGTTCCCAGAATCGGGAACGGGGGCCTTCTCTGCACTCATGAGCCCCAGTCTATCGAGGCGTCACGGCGCGATTCAGCGGGAGCGCTTCTCGGCGTTCTCGTTGGCAGCAGCCTCGGCCTCGGCGGACTCGGCCTCGGCTGCGGTCTCGCGGGAAGCCTCAGCAGCGGACTCGGCCTCGGCGGCCTCCTCCTTGACAACCTCGGTCTCCGACTCGGCGACCTCAGCCTCGACAGCCTCGGTCTCCTCGACCTCAACGGCCGGAGCCTCGACGGTGGCCTCAGCCTTGGGGGCAGCCTTGGCGGTGGCCGAGGAAGCCTCCTTCACCACAGCCTGCTTGCCCGAGACCGGCTCGAGCACGAGCTCGATGACAGCCATGGGCGCGTTGTCGCCCTTGCGGTTGCCGATCTTGGTGATGCGGGTGTAGCCACCGTTGCGCTCCGCCATCTGCGGGGCGATCTCGGTGAAGAGCTCGTGGATGATGCCCTTGTTCGTGTTGGTGCGCGCCGAGATGGCGGCCTGGACACGGCGGCGCGAGGCGAGGTCGCCGCGCTTCGCGAACGTGATGAGGCGCTCGGCGACCGGGCGGAGGCGCTTGGCCTTCGTCACGGTGGTGGTGATCCGCTTGTGCTCGAAAAGAGCCGTAGCAAGGTTCGCGAGCATGAGGCGCTCGTGAGCAGCGCCACCGCCCAGACGCGGGCCCTTGGCGGGTGCTGGCATAGTAGTTTCTCCTCGTGTGGGACGCTGCCGGCACGGGACCGGCAGCGGGCAGAATTGTCTTAGAGCTCGTCGTCGCTGAAGGCAGCGTCGTCCTCGTCGCCCGCGGCAGCGCGCGCGGCGAGGGGGTCGAATCCGACGGGCGAATCCTTCAGCGAGAGGCCGAGCTCGAGGAGCTTGGCCTTGACCTCGTCGATCGACTTCGCGCCGAAGTTCCGGATGTCCATCAGGTCCGCCTCGGAACGGGCCACGAGCTCACCCACGGAGTGGATGCCCTCGCGCTTGAGGCAGTTGTACGAACGGACGGTGAGGTCCAGATCCTCGATCGGAAGCGCCATGTCCGCGGCGAGTGCGGCATCCGTCGGGGACGGGCCGATCTCGATGCCCTCGGCGGCGGTGTTCAGCTCGCGGGCGAGACCGAACAGCTCCACGAGGGTGGTGCCGGCGGAAGCAACGGCGTCGCGCGGCACGATGGCCGGCTTCGTCTCGACGTCGACAATGAGCTTGTCGAAGTCGGTGCGCTGCTCAACACGGGTCGCCTCCACGCGGAAGGTCACCTTCAGCACGGGCGAGTAGATCGAGTCCACCGGAATCCGGCCGATCTCCGCATCCCCGGACTTGTTCTGCGCCGCAGACACGTAGCCGCGGCCGCGCTCGATGGTCAGCTCGAGCTCGAACTTGCCCTTGGAGTTCAGGGTGGCGATGTGCAGATCCGGGTTGTGGATCTCCACGCCGGCCGGCGGCGCGATGTCCGCGGCGGTCACGACGCCGGGGCCCTGCTTGCGCAGGTACGCGACGACGGGCTCGTCCTGATCTGAGGAAATCGAGAGGCTCTTGAGGTTGAGGATGATCTCGGTGACATCCTCCTTGACCCCCTCGACCGTGGTGAATTCGTGCAGCACGCCGTCGATGCGGATGCTGGTCACTGCCGCCCCCGGGATCGAGGAGAGCAGCGTACGGCGCAGCGAGTTGCCCAGGGTGTACCCGAAGCCCGGCTCCAGCGGCTCGATGACGAAGCGGGAGCGGTTTTCGGATACTACTTCTTCAGACAGGGTGGGGCGCTGTGCAATGAGCACTTGGTTTTCCTTTCAGGAAGCATCCGCTATATGACGCAACACAGATGGATGGGGTCTGAACTAAGTAATGAAGCCAGGCGGGGCATCCGTTCGAGGCGGGCACTCGGCGTCGTGCGCCATTTCTGACGCACGACGCCGGGCGGTCACCTCTCGCGGACGGGTCCCACCGGCCCCGGCAACTTGTTAGACGCGGCGGCGCTTGGGCGGGCGGCAGCCGTTGTGCGCGCTCGGGGTCACGTCCGAGATGGAACCGACCTCGAGGCCAGCGGCCTGCAGCGCGCGGATCGCGGTCTCGCGGCCCGAGCCCGGACCCTTCACGAACACGTCGACCTTGCGGAGGCCATGCTCCTGGGCGCGCTTCGCAGCCGACTCCGCAGCCTGCTGGGCGGCGTACGGGGTGGACTTGCGGGAGCCCTTGAAGCCGACCTCGCCGGCCGAGGCCCACGAGATCACAGCACCGGACGGGTCCGTGATGGACACGATGGTGTTGTTGAAGGTGCTCTTGATGTGCGCCTGACCGAGCGCGATATTCTTCTTGTCCTTGCGGCGCGGCTTGCGGACCGCAGCACGAGTCTTCGGGGGCATTTAGCTCTCTCCTACCTGAGGTTTCTGGGTGACCGAAGCCGCTATCAGCGGCCGGCCTTCTTCTTGCCGGCGACGGTGCGCTTCGGACCCTTGCGGGTGCGAGCGTTGGTCTTGGTGCGCTGGCCGCGGACCGGGAGACCCCGGCGGTGGCGCAGACCCTCGTAGCTGCCGATCTCGACCTTGCGGCGGATGTCGGCGGCCACCTCGCGGCGGAGGTCACCCTCAACCTTGTAGTTGCCCTCGATGTAGTCACGCAGCTGGACCAGCTCGGCGTCCGTCAGGTCCTTGACCCGGACGTCCGCGCTGATGCCCGTGGCAGCGAGCGTTTCCTTTGCACGGGTGCGGCCCACGCCATAGATGTAAGTAAGCGCGATTTCCAGCCGCTTTTCGCGGGGAATGTCAACGCCAGCGAGACGAGCCATAGTGGCGGTTCTCCTTGTGTTCACCGGAGGTCGTAGGCAGTACACCCGCTCGTTCTCGAGCGGCCCCAGCCTCCGGACCGGGGGTCAGCTGTCCGGGCCCATTCGTCCCAGCGCAGCTTGTGCTGCCTTCTCTAGTTGTTGCGTGGGCGTTGCCCGGGTTGGTCCCTCTCCCTGACGGGGAAGGATCAGCCCTGGCGCTGCTTGTGGCGCGGGTTCTCGCAGATCACCATGACCCGCCCGTTACGGCGGATCACCTTGCACTTGTCGCAGATCTGCTTGACGCTCGGCTTGACCTTCATGGTGTTCCCTTTGCGTGTTCTGCAGGTGGTCAGCATGAACGCCCGGGTGCCCCCGGGCGTGCTGCTTACTTGTAGCGGTAGACGATCCGGCCGCGGGTCAGGTCGTACGGGCTGAGCTCCACCACTACGCGGTCCTCAGGGAGGATGCGGATGTAGTGCTGGCGCATCTTCCCCGAGATGTGAGCGAGTACGACGTGCTTGTTCGTCAGCTCAACGCGGAACATCGCGTTGGGCAGCGCTTCAGTCACGACGCCCTCGATCTCGATGACACCGTCCTTCTTGGCCATAGCCTCCGCTTACTGTCTGCCGCCGGGCGCACTGTGCCCCCGACGGACGTGTATGGTTTGACGACTGGCGTCCCCGCACCCCCAAAAGGGCATGGGAGGACCGACAGCCAACACACAACTGTACGCCTCATGGGACCGGAAGTTAAATCGGCCCATGGTACACGGGCCCCTGCCCGACCGGTCCGCCCGCGGCCGCCCGAGACCGAGTCCTGCACGCGGCATGGGAGAATTCCTCAATCTGAGGGACCGCTTGGGGGGACGAATGGCCGAGGCTGCTCAGCGTCAGGGAAACGCTGCCGTATTCATTGATCTGGAGAATCTGTTCGGAGGGTATTCCAAGGACGTGGGCTCGGTTCCACTGGCGCCGATTGCCACGCAGCTCCAGGGCCTCCTCCGCAACGGGAGCCGGGCCCGGGCCACGGCTATCCGGGCCTACGCGAACTGGGCCCAGCCGGCCATGCACTCGTACCAGGACGATCTCCTCGCCCACGGGATCGAGGCCGTCCAGGTCTTCTCGTTCACCCGGAACGTCAAGAACGCGGCGGACATCCAGATGTGCGTCGACGTCCTTGCTGAGGCTCAGGACCGGCCGTGGACGGATACCTTCGTCATCGTGAGCGGTGACGGCGGATTCGTCCCGCTCGTCCGCCGTCTCCGACAGCTCAACAAGCGCGTAATTGTGGCCTCGACGAACCACGCGGCCGCCGGCACCGTCAACCACCTCCTGGCATCGGCTGCCGACGAGTACCACGTGCTCGAGGTCGCCCCGCCTGACCCGGCACCAGCGAAGCCGGCCGCCGCGCCGGGCCGCACTACCGGTCCGACCCTCAAGGAATACCGCGCCGAGATCCTCGCGGCGATCGAACGCAATCCCGGGATGCGGGTCAAAGGCAGGGTCGACGGCTCTCCCCTCGGCCAGCATCTGCGGCGCAAGTGGCCTTCCGTGACGTTCAAGGACTTCGGCTCGCCCGCGCTCGGCGCCTTCGTCGAGAAGCACTGTGGGCTTGCTGTCCACCGGCCCGCTGCCCCCGAGGCACCTGCCGCCCCTCCGGAACCCCAGCGCCGGGTGAGGCCACCAGCGCAGGCCGGCACGCCGCCGTCGTCCGCGGAGCCCTTCGACAACGAGAACCGAACGGCCTACCTTCGTGCCGTTCGGGCCCTCTTCTTGAGCGGACCGCTTGGCGCGGTGGTGGACGCAAAGAAGCGGCTGCCCGCCGCCGAGGCCGGGTTGCTCGTGCGCCGGCATGTTGCCGGAACCGACTTCAGCGACGTCGGGTACAGCAAGTTCGCCGGAATGCTCCAGGATGCGCTCGTGGCAACGCCGTTTGCGCTCGACCGCGACGAGAGGCATGGCTACGTGGTGCACCGGCGTTCGGCGTCTGCCGCGGGCTAGGACTGGCTGGCCCCTGC
Protein-coding sequences here:
- the rpsM gene encoding 30S ribosomal protein S13, giving the protein MARLAGVDIPREKRLEIALTYIYGVGRTRAKETLAATGISADVRVKDLTDAELVQLRDYIEGNYKVEGDLRREVAADIRRKVEIGSYEGLRHRRGLPVRGQRTKTNARTRKGPKRTVAGKKKAGR
- the rplQ gene encoding 50S ribosomal protein L17: MPAPAKGPRLGGGAAHERLMLANLATALFEHKRITTTVTKAKRLRPVAERLITFAKRGDLASRRRVQAAISARTNTNKGIIHELFTEIAPQMAERNGGYTRITKIGNRKGDNAPMAVIELVLEPVSGKQAVVKEASSATAKAAPKAEATVEAPAVEVEETEAVEAEVAESETEVVKEEAAEAESAAEASRETAAEAESAEAEAAANENAEKRSR
- the rpmJ gene encoding 50S ribosomal protein L36, with protein sequence MKVKPSVKQICDKCKVIRRNGRVMVICENPRHKQRQG
- the rpsK gene encoding 30S ribosomal protein S11, which codes for MPPKTRAAVRKPRRKDKKNIALGQAHIKSTFNNTIVSITDPSGAVISWASAGEVGFKGSRKSTPYAAQQAAESAAKRAQEHGLRKVDVFVKGPGSGRETAIRALQAAGLEVGSISDVTPSAHNGCRPPKRRRV
- a CDS encoding NYN domain-containing protein: MAEAAQRQGNAAVFIDLENLFGGYSKDVGSVPLAPIATQLQGLLRNGSRARATAIRAYANWAQPAMHSYQDDLLAHGIEAVQVFSFTRNVKNAADIQMCVDVLAEAQDRPWTDTFVIVSGDGGFVPLVRRLRQLNKRVIVASTNHAAAGTVNHLLASAADEYHVLEVAPPDPAPAKPAAAPGRTTGPTLKEYRAEILAAIERNPGMRVKGRVDGSPLGQHLRRKWPSVTFKDFGSPALGAFVEKHCGLAVHRPAAPEAPAAPPEPQRRVRPPAQAGTPPSSAEPFDNENRTAYLRAVRALFLSGPLGAVVDAKKRLPAAEAGLLVRRHVAGTDFSDVGYSKFAGMLQDALVATPFALDRDERHGYVVHRRSASAAG
- a CDS encoding DNA-directed RNA polymerase subunit alpha, with product MLIAQRPTLSEEVVSENRSRFVIEPLEPGFGYTLGNSLRRTLLSSIPGAAVTSIRIDGVLHEFTTVEGVKEDVTEIILNLKSLSISSDQDEPVVAYLRKQGPGVVTAADIAPPAGVEIHNPDLHIATLNSKGKFELELTIERGRGYVSAAQNKSGDAEIGRIPVDSIYSPVLKVTFRVEATRVEQRTDFDKLIVDVETKPAIVPRDAVASAGTTLVELFGLARELNTAAEGIEIGPSPTDAALAADMALPIEDLDLTVRSYNCLKREGIHSVGELVARSEADLMDIRNFGAKSIDEVKAKLLELGLSLKDSPVGFDPLAARAAAGDEDDAAFSDDEL
- the infA gene encoding translation initiation factor IF-1 — encoded protein: MAKKDGVIEIEGVVTEALPNAMFRVELTNKHVVLAHISGKMRQHYIRILPEDRVVVELSPYDLTRGRIVYRYK